The nucleotide sequence GGCTTTCAGTAATCAGTGATAAGATGGTCTCTGTTCTCAGGCTTACattctaaaagacacaacacaaaaggaacatggattggaagggaagaggaaaacagcaAACTCGGAGCTAGTTCTGAGCGATAGCGTTCTCGTAACGATTAGCTGGAATGGAAAGatttaaagaagaggaagagccaAACGCTGCTGGTCTTTCGGCAAAGCCAATGTAGAGGCGCTGCGGTCCCATGTCTCTTCCTCTCCTATAGCCTAATACAGGGCCCAGACTAGGACGAAGTGGCTGTAATTAGAACAGAGATGAGAAGACTTCTTCCTGGTTACATCTGTATATTCAGGAAGCCACTGGTGCTGGGGATCGTGGCCAATGCTGCACTAGCAAGTAAGAAGAATAGGGTGCCCAGATGCAAAAGTGAACAGGGCTCCCACACCTTGTTATGCAAGctccacctgctgaaattccccctTCTACTCACctaggtcacttccagacaacttgttcattgagcatttgcttgcagggagattagatgaagattaagcaaatgttatcccacactttccagtgtgttttcccatctttccttattgcaaaaagtctgatcttttggggagcAGTCTTCTTCGTTTTCTTCTTGTTATTTACTAATCATCTTCCACATATATTGTCTCTGTATGTatttgaaagatcatcttaccccttatatacccaacagatcactgcactctgcatatgaggccctcctgcagataccatcttaccaggaagtTCATTCCACCCAATATAGAAATTGGACCTTTAGCCTCGTGgcacctttggaactccctccctttaaatattagacaggcattgtCTGTTGTCTGtacagcacctactgaagactatgggtatgctagaattctgcccaatttggatttggtacagaattttccatttatttgtttattctctatcattgcagattggatttttatgtagcagttTTCCACTGCCAGGatctcgggggtcttagaccccttactttgggGAGGACAGGTCCCAGTCTCCAGCATACTCAGTAGtacagtagcaaattcagaagtacaggattTACcatttcttctgcaattacagaattatagaaccagaataaaacttgCCCCTGCTCAAACTGTCTCTCTGGGGGCTAAACGGTGCgagaaacattttgattttaagaattctgaaatgaagccaggtGCGGGACTACGATTCAGGAGACCAAGGaatttagccatgaagctcacttctcacttaccctagcaGCTCATCAGCATGAAACAGGAGGTGTGTCTTAGCTACTGAAAGGAGTCTTCTGAGTGACTgattcacctcttttcactctgtggCTCCAATCAGCTCGAGAGGGCAAGgaaagcatgttgttagccaagtgagaagactcatctcagtggctaacttgctcccctttcacactgattggcttgcacatagggaccctgccaggaccctgctcccaaaaggggtctatgaccccaaTAACCACACCCCTAGCATTCTAcatatccccctctaggatgcacaccttaacatggggagggggtttgagagtgttgaagaagctgacagcaatgccgtcaggagtctagaccatgaggctagactcctagcaggggcacccaaggcagaatggtcaaagctgacacaccagactaagatgcatccaaactcagaggaaggcaatggtaatccacctctgaatacctcttaccatgaaaaccctatcaacagagtatccaaaatgcaacatgagatagtgctggaagatgagacccccaggtcagaaggcactcactgagctactggggaagaacaaaggacaagtacgagtagcgctgtgactaatgacgcagctgggtcaaagccgaaaggaagcccagaggctgatgcgcacagatgcgaaaggagagttcggagttgtatgacgcacacaataggaacatggaatatgagaagcatgaactagggaaagttagaaattgtcaagaaagaaatggaccatatcaacattacaatacttggcatgagtgaattaaaatggatgggaatgggacattttcaatcaggcaacttcaaaatattgatgggttgattccataaaggaagccagagacctgaacttacaagatctgaacagggtggttcacgacagatgctattggaggtcactgattcatagggtcgccataagtcataaacgatttgaaggcacataacaacaacagcaacatactacaagccaatcaggatgaaaggggagtgactgagaagagtattttaatatgcttccttgtcttttcctgctgttttgaaccaataagcatgaaaggaggtgagtcagctactgagaagacccttctcagtagctacctcactcccctttcatgctgattggctcctaggaaagtttgttgttatgggagaaggcattaataaggatgtcattctcaacccagcagcaaaataagggGGAAGATgggtggttttgttccagcccaaagccaacagctggggaaggggaggaggaaaagagaggaaaaaatacGTTTGGAAAGAGtggaagtgtgtatgtgtgtgatggtgtttcagtTTTTAACGATGTTGTAttgtgcatggtaaggtgaaatgcaaatgaatatgcctaagaatgtgtgtgatgcagccaacaccagatgttaggatcaggaatttccatatTTAATTTCCTCCTAAAATTCATAAGCAATTACTGAGTCTTAATATGGCAGCTAAGAAGGgaatcagcaaaggaagttccttacctaaTATCATaatgagatgatgatgattaaaaacTGCCTGAATGGGCTAAAACCTCTGTCTTTTTCTAATATTCTAGGTATGTGTGGAAGGAAGAGAGGGTGACACAGGGAGATAGGAGAAGAGGGTGGAAAAATCCTTTCCtaccttctagaaggtggcaaCGTTCAAAAGGTTACAAATGTCTACTTTgagagtgtgaattccttcatttaggaaaaacaggaTTTGTCACAAcccagcaacaaagaagcccccagagaaagaggggaggaggaagcctACGCACatagcagttttttaaaagtttggtttttttaattgctgtagtcAATTATCTGAGCCAATTGACTTTCTGAGTCAATTATCCAGAttccaatgagtgtcaattgcaagcaagccttttttAGTTTGTGCTtccaaaagccaagacaagttttGGAAAGTCAGAATTCTATAATTGTagaagacagtgaatcctgatgaaagcatgccatctacatcatcaagtagtttggtagCAGGAGGagaaaatgtgtagacactgaattcagtaattcaagcaatatctctgacagtgagaaaggacagtcaaatggtgacaggaatagagaagcagaaagcagtattcaagcctgggcagattattctataatcttagactGTTATATCATCTTagaagggagcatggctgtgactatcatgaagggaccctgcactgaatttgccacaacactactgtccatggctatttttgaaaatggtcatttaaaaaaaaaaagcctctaaaatatcagtattaagaacaatacatttatttatattgcCTTTCAAaccatcaatatttccttttaaaatatttatattaataccaatattttttgtgagggggaaaaaacagattggtaaaagcaatggatagcagacaaagaacgaactcaaattgataccagcctgttaggtcgacggaatgctttcaaactggcactggccaacggatcccattcctactgaagaccttcctcttccaacaagccttttaagtacagatctttcc is from Rhineura floridana isolate rRhiFlo1 chromosome 3, rRhiFlo1.hap2, whole genome shotgun sequence and encodes:
- the AIF1 gene encoding allograft inflammatory factor 1 isoform X1; the protein is MNPQGGKAFAVLKAQQEEFLNSLNKEFMDDPKYSTDEDLAEKLEIFKKKYMDFDLNAQGDIDHCTLHMRPSCRYHLTRKFIPPNIEIGPLASWHLWNSLPLNIRQALSVVCTAPTEDYGYVWKEERVTQGDRRRGWKNPFLPSRRWQRSKGYKCLL